In Streptomyces sp. NBC_00704, a genomic segment contains:
- a CDS encoding methionine ABC transporter ATP-binding protein: MITTTGLSKVYRSRGRAVTALDGVDLHVREGEVYGVIGQSGAGKSSLIRCINLLERPTSGTVTVAGQDLTALAGRGPRAGKELRQARSRIGMVFQHFNLLSSRTVQDNVELPLEILGSSGKERSRKALDLLDLVGLADKAQSYPAQLSGGQKQRVGIARALAGDPKVLLSDEATSALDPETTRSILRLLRDLNRQLGLTVLLITHEMDVVKSVCDSAALMDSGRLVESGTVSELLATPGSELAAALFPVGGEATGDDRTVVDVTFLGEAATQPVVSQLSRTYNIDISILGAAIDTVGGLQIGRMRIELPGRYEDNVVPIGFLRERGLQIDVVDRAAPGPALLKEAAK, encoded by the coding sequence GTGATCACCACCACGGGCCTGAGCAAGGTCTACCGCTCGCGCGGCCGTGCGGTCACCGCCCTCGACGGCGTCGACCTGCACGTGCGCGAAGGCGAGGTGTACGGCGTCATCGGCCAGTCCGGCGCCGGCAAGTCCTCGCTCATCCGCTGCATCAACCTCCTGGAGCGCCCCACCTCCGGCACGGTCACCGTCGCCGGACAGGACCTCACCGCGCTCGCCGGACGCGGTCCGCGCGCCGGCAAGGAGCTGCGGCAGGCGCGCAGCCGGATCGGCATGGTCTTCCAGCACTTCAACCTGCTGTCCTCGCGGACCGTGCAGGACAACGTCGAGCTGCCTCTGGAGATCCTCGGCAGCTCCGGGAAGGAACGTTCCCGCAAGGCGCTGGACCTGCTCGACCTGGTCGGCCTGGCCGACAAGGCGCAGTCCTACCCCGCCCAGCTCTCCGGCGGCCAGAAGCAGCGCGTCGGCATCGCCCGCGCCCTGGCCGGCGACCCCAAGGTGCTGCTGTCCGACGAGGCCACCAGCGCCCTCGACCCGGAGACCACCCGCTCCATCCTCCGGCTGCTGCGCGACCTCAACCGGCAGCTCGGCCTGACGGTCCTGCTGATCACCCACGAGATGGACGTGGTGAAGTCGGTCTGCGACTCCGCCGCGCTCATGGACAGCGGCCGCCTCGTCGAGTCCGGCACGGTCAGCGAGCTGCTCGCCACCCCCGGCTCCGAACTGGCCGCCGCCCTCTTCCCCGTCGGCGGCGAGGCCACCGGCGACGACCGCACCGTCGTCGACGTCACCTTCCTCGGCGAGGCCGCCACCCAGCCCGTCGTCTCCCAGCTGTCGCGCACCTACAACATCGACATCTCGATCCTCGGCGCCGCCATCGACACCGTCGGCGGCCTCCAGATCGGCCGCATGCGCATCGAGCTGCCCGGCCGCTACGAGGACAACGTCGTGCCCATCGGCTTCCTGCGCGAACGGGGCCTTCAGATCGACGTCGTGGACCGGGCGGCGCCCGGGCCCGCGCTGCTGAAGGAGGCCGCCAAGTGA
- a CDS encoding glycerophosphodiester phosphodiesterase, with the protein MQGTQGSDQQAGGGGTGRRALLGAAVLGAAGGVLGLSGTAGAAEAAPSRSGSGRGGGLRSLPVPTIIGHRGASGYRPEHTFGSYELALDLGADIVEAGDLVPTRDGHLVCRHEPEIGGTTDVAEHPEFAARRTTKVLDGVPTTGWFTEDFTLAELKTLRAVERIPANRPHNTLYNGRWEIPTFEEVLKWQDEQTRKRGKQVWIYPETKHPTYFRKLGLGLEERVAKLLHRHGKDRRNSPVVLQSFEPTSLQRLDKLVDNPLAVLLSTADSRPWDFVETGDPRTVADLITRAGLREIAGYAQGIGPTLDLVIPKDAAGNLTEPTTLVKDAHAVGLVLHPYTMRNENLFLPADFRKGTDADGYGDPFGAFRTYFATGIDGVFTDNPDTGVLARADFVNG; encoded by the coding sequence ATGCAGGGCACGCAAGGATCGGACCAGCAGGCGGGCGGGGGCGGCACCGGACGGCGGGCGCTTCTCGGCGCGGCCGTGCTCGGCGCCGCCGGGGGCGTCCTCGGCCTGTCGGGCACCGCCGGAGCCGCCGAAGCCGCGCCGTCGCGGTCCGGGTCCGGCCGCGGCGGCGGGCTGCGGAGCCTGCCCGTGCCGACGATCATCGGCCACCGCGGCGCCAGCGGCTACCGACCCGAGCACACCTTCGGCTCCTACGAGCTGGCGCTCGACCTGGGCGCCGACATCGTCGAGGCCGGCGACCTGGTCCCCACCAGAGACGGCCACCTCGTCTGCCGCCACGAGCCGGAGATCGGCGGCACGACGGACGTCGCCGAGCACCCCGAGTTCGCCGCCCGCAGGACGACGAAGGTGCTCGACGGCGTCCCCACCACCGGCTGGTTCACCGAGGACTTCACCCTCGCCGAGCTGAAGACCCTGCGGGCCGTCGAGCGCATCCCGGCGAACCGCCCGCACAACACGCTCTACAACGGGCGCTGGGAGATCCCCACCTTCGAGGAAGTCCTGAAGTGGCAGGACGAGCAGACCCGCAAGCGCGGCAAGCAGGTGTGGATCTACCCCGAGACCAAGCACCCCACCTACTTCCGCAAGCTCGGCCTGGGCCTGGAGGAACGGGTCGCCAAGTTGCTGCACAGGCACGGCAAGGACAGGAGGAACTCGCCGGTCGTCCTGCAGTCCTTCGAGCCCACCAGCCTCCAGCGCCTCGACAAGCTGGTCGACAACCCCCTCGCCGTGCTCCTGTCCACCGCGGACTCCCGCCCCTGGGACTTCGTCGAGACCGGCGACCCGCGCACGGTCGCCGACCTGATCACCCGGGCCGGCCTGCGTGAGATCGCGGGCTACGCCCAGGGCATCGGCCCCACCCTCGACCTGGTCATCCCGAAGGACGCGGCCGGCAACCTCACCGAGCCGACCACCCTGGTGAAGGACGCCCACGCGGTCGGCCTGGTGCTGCACCCCTACACCATGCGCAACGAGAACCTCTTCCTGCCCGCGGACTTCCGCAAGGGCACGGACGCGGACGGATACGGCGACCCCTTCGGCGCCTTCCGCACCTACTTCGCCACCGGCATCGACGGCGTCTTCACGGACAACCCGGACACCGGAGTGCTCGCCCGCGCCGACTTCGTCAACGGCTGA
- a CDS encoding RNA polymerase sigma factor, with the protein MTHDLLTALRPLLNAEASAEAHAAGAEPADLEQAVWLRLLEHLATDGPPRDPQNWLRRAVRAEARRTRRTVRREQPYVADPAEDAERGPEQLALTAARHRALREAVHRLPGRCSRLLQALLSPDDLTYREIAGKLGISQGSLGPERSRCLGCLRRLLPPEVAAREARG; encoded by the coding sequence ATGACGCACGACTTGCTCACCGCCCTGCGCCCGCTGCTCAACGCGGAGGCCTCCGCCGAGGCCCACGCCGCCGGCGCCGAACCCGCCGACCTCGAACAGGCGGTGTGGCTGCGCCTCCTGGAGCACCTGGCCACCGACGGCCCGCCGCGCGACCCGCAGAACTGGCTGCGCCGGGCCGTGCGCGCCGAGGCCCGCCGCACCCGCCGCACCGTCCGCCGTGAACAGCCCTACGTGGCCGACCCGGCCGAGGACGCCGAACGGGGTCCCGAGCAGCTCGCCCTGACCGCCGCCCGCCACCGCGCCCTGCGCGAGGCCGTGCACCGCCTGCCCGGCCGCTGCTCCCGTCTGCTGCAGGCCCTGCTGTCGCCGGACGACCTCACCTACCGCGAGATCGCGGGGAAGTTGGGTATCTCACAGGGCAGTCTCGGGCCGGAACGTTCCCGATGTCTGGGATGTCTGCGGCGTTTGCTTCCGCCGGAGGTTGCGGCCCGCGAAGCGCGGGGATAG
- a CDS encoding GNAT family N-acetyltransferase yields MGMSVTISVAGEQDTEQIFRLQYLCFQSEAALYGNYRIAPLVQTLASVREELAADCVFVARLGDEVVGCVRGNLTEDGAAAIGKLCVHPRLQGHGIGARLLRAAESALAEERGAKKFRLFTGHRSEGNLRLYRRVGYETVGTSQGADGVPMIVLEKQAGEYAATA; encoded by the coding sequence ATGGGCATGAGCGTGACCATCTCGGTGGCGGGCGAGCAGGACACCGAGCAGATCTTCAGGCTGCAGTACCTGTGCTTCCAGAGCGAAGCCGCGCTGTACGGCAACTACCGCATCGCCCCCCTCGTCCAGACCCTCGCGTCGGTGCGCGAGGAACTCGCCGCCGACTGCGTCTTCGTGGCCCGGCTGGGCGACGAGGTGGTCGGCTGCGTGCGCGGCAACCTCACCGAGGACGGCGCCGCCGCCATCGGCAAGCTCTGCGTCCACCCGCGTCTTCAGGGGCACGGCATCGGCGCCAGGCTGCTGCGGGCCGCCGAGTCGGCCCTCGCCGAGGAGCGCGGGGCCAAGAAGTTCCGCCTCTTCACCGGCCACCGCAGCGAGGGCAACCTCCGCCTGTACCGCCGCGTCGGCTACGAGACCGTCGGCACCTCCCAGGGCGCGGACGGCGTGCCCATGATCGTCCTGGAGAAGCAGGCGGGGGAGTACGCGGCCACCGCGTAG
- a CDS encoding lysophospholipid acyltransferase family protein, with translation MSRFALIKAVLGPIMRLMFRPQVEGAEHIPGDGPVILAGNHLTFIDSMILPLVCDRQVYFIGKDEYVTGKSLKGRLMAWFFTGVGMIPVDRDGGRGGVAALMTGRRVLEEGKVFGIYPEGTRSPDGRLYRGRTGIARLTLMTGAPVVPFAMIGTDKLQPGGAGMPRPGRVTVRFGEAMEFSRYDGMDRDRYVLRAVTDSVMTEVMLLSGQEYVDMYATKAKAA, from the coding sequence TTGTCCCGCTTCGCGCTCATCAAGGCAGTGCTCGGACCGATCATGCGCCTGATGTTCCGCCCACAGGTCGAGGGCGCGGAGCACATCCCCGGCGACGGCCCCGTGATCCTGGCGGGCAATCACCTGACCTTCATCGACTCGATGATCCTGCCGCTGGTGTGCGACCGGCAGGTGTACTTCATCGGCAAGGACGAGTACGTCACCGGCAAGAGCCTGAAAGGCCGTCTCATGGCCTGGTTCTTCACCGGGGTGGGCATGATCCCGGTGGACCGCGACGGCGGCCGCGGAGGCGTGGCCGCGCTGATGACCGGCCGCCGGGTGCTGGAGGAGGGGAAGGTCTTCGGCATCTACCCCGAGGGGACCCGGTCCCCCGACGGCCGCCTCTACCGTGGCCGCACCGGGATCGCCCGGCTGACGCTGATGACCGGCGCGCCGGTCGTCCCCTTCGCGATGATCGGCACGGACAAGCTCCAGCCGGGCGGCGCGGGCATGCCCCGGCCGGGGCGGGTCACCGTGCGCTTCGGCGAGGCGATGGAATTCTCCCGCTACGACGGGATGGACCGGGACCGCTATGTGCTGCGCGCCGTGACGGACTCCGTGATGACCGAGGTCATGCTGCTGTCCGGGCAGGAGTACGTGGACATGTACGCCACGAAGGCGAAGGCGGCGTAA